In a genomic window of Enterobacter asburiae:
- a CDS encoding multidrug efflux RND transporter permease subunit encodes MPHFFIERPIFAWVVALFIVLAGVLSIPRLPVAQYPAVAPPGIIISVTYPGASPDIMNTSVVSLIEREISGVDNLLYFESSSDTTGSASITVTFKPGTDIKLAQMDLQNQIKIVEPRLPQAVRQNGINVEAANSGFLMMVGLKSPTGKFEEADLSDYFARHVSDELRRVPGVGKIQLFGGEKALRIWLDPMKLHSYGLSVSDVLTAVGQQNALVSPGKTGDEPASEGQGVTYPIAVKGQLASVEAFRNITLKSEASGARLKLSDVARIESGLQSYAFGIRENGVPATAAAVQLSPGANAMSTAAGVRARVDELSQVLPEGMMFTVPFDTAPFVKLSIMKVVQTFVEAMVLVFLVMLLFLHKIRCTLIPAIVAPVALLGTFTVMLLSGYSINILTMFGIVLAIGIIVDDAIVVVENVERLMEEKKRSPRDATREAMNEITPAIIGITLVLTAVFIPMGFAEGSVGIIYRQFCISMAVSILLSAFLALTLTPALCATLLKPHSAEKHGGGRFAAGFNARFRTLTRWYESGLGTVLRRTGRMLLLYVALCAALFLGLSSLPSSFLPDEDQGYFMSSIQLPSDATMQRTLNVVKKFEEEIAARPDIESNIMILGFGFSGSGPNSAMGFTTLKDWKDRQGSTAQNEADHIQASMASVSDAVTMSLLPPAISDMGTSSGFTWYVQDRAGLGYEALKSATDALVVKANQRPELSDVYIDGLPEGTSLALHIDREKAEALGVSFDEINQTLSVTMGSNYVNDYPNNGRVQQVIIQADAPYRMQPEQILKLSVKNRMGQMVPVSTFATLSWNVAPQQLTRYQGYSAIRITGSAAPGTSSGTAMRAMETLSRDLPQGMAGEWAGSSLQERKSESQLPGLIVLSILVVFMVLAALYESWSIPFAVMLVVPLGLIGAVAAVSVAGTTNDVFFKVGLITLIGLSAKNAILIVEFARQLHREGQSLLAATIQAASQRLRPILMTSLAFTLGVVPLMLARGASDSTQHAIGTGVFGGMISGTLLAIFFVPVFFIVVARFVEDARDG; translated from the coding sequence ATGCCTCATTTTTTTATTGAACGTCCCATTTTCGCCTGGGTAGTGGCGCTTTTTATCGTCCTGGCGGGTGTATTGTCTATCCCCCGGCTGCCGGTTGCGCAGTATCCGGCGGTGGCACCGCCTGGGATCATTATTTCTGTCACCTACCCGGGTGCCAGCCCCGATATTATGAATACTTCAGTGGTGTCGTTAATTGAGCGCGAAATATCTGGCGTCGATAATTTGCTCTACTTCGAATCATCCAGTGACACAACCGGTTCTGCGTCTATTACCGTGACGTTTAAGCCCGGCACGGACATCAAGCTGGCGCAGATGGACCTTCAGAACCAGATCAAAATTGTGGAGCCGCGTTTGCCACAGGCGGTCAGGCAAAATGGTATCAACGTCGAGGCGGCAAATTCCGGATTTTTAATGATGGTGGGATTGAAATCTCCAACCGGTAAATTTGAGGAGGCCGATTTAAGCGATTATTTCGCCCGGCATGTCAGCGACGAACTTCGCCGCGTACCTGGAGTAGGGAAAATTCAGCTTTTTGGTGGCGAAAAAGCGCTACGCATCTGGCTGGACCCAATGAAGCTTCATAGCTACGGACTTTCTGTGAGCGATGTGCTTACCGCTGTTGGCCAGCAAAATGCCCTGGTTTCACCCGGCAAGACGGGAGATGAACCGGCATCTGAAGGGCAAGGCGTAACGTATCCGATCGCCGTCAAGGGGCAGCTCGCTTCCGTAGAGGCTTTCAGGAATATTACACTGAAATCAGAGGCGTCCGGCGCAAGGCTGAAGCTGTCCGACGTCGCACGCATTGAGTCCGGCCTGCAAAGCTACGCTTTCGGCATCCGCGAAAATGGGGTACCCGCAACGGCTGCGGCAGTCCAGTTATCGCCCGGCGCCAATGCGATGAGTACGGCTGCAGGCGTACGCGCGCGCGTCGACGAACTTTCTCAGGTGTTGCCGGAAGGAATGATGTTTACGGTTCCCTTCGATACCGCGCCTTTTGTGAAGCTTTCCATCATGAAGGTGGTGCAGACATTTGTAGAAGCGATGGTCCTGGTCTTCCTCGTGATGCTGCTGTTTCTGCACAAGATACGCTGTACGCTTATCCCGGCGATTGTTGCCCCCGTCGCACTTCTTGGCACCTTCACGGTGATGCTACTGAGTGGATACTCCATCAATATTCTGACCATGTTCGGCATTGTTCTGGCGATAGGGATTATCGTAGATGACGCTATTGTGGTCGTGGAGAACGTTGAGCGTCTGATGGAAGAAAAAAAACGCTCTCCGCGCGACGCAACCCGGGAGGCCATGAATGAAATCACGCCAGCAATTATCGGGATCACGCTGGTACTTACCGCCGTCTTTATTCCCATGGGGTTTGCTGAAGGATCCGTCGGGATTATTTATCGACAATTTTGTATCTCCATGGCGGTATCGATACTGTTGTCGGCATTTCTTGCCCTCACGCTGACCCCCGCGCTTTGCGCGACGCTACTTAAGCCTCACAGCGCAGAGAAGCACGGTGGCGGCAGGTTCGCGGCAGGGTTTAACGCCCGCTTTCGTACGCTCACGAGGTGGTACGAATCCGGGCTGGGCACGGTGCTAAGACGAACCGGGCGTATGCTGCTGCTGTACGTTGCGCTTTGCGCTGCGCTGTTTTTGGGGCTTTCTTCGCTGCCCTCGTCCTTTCTGCCGGATGAAGATCAGGGCTATTTTATGTCCTCAATTCAGCTGCCTTCCGATGCCACCATGCAGCGCACCCTGAACGTGGTTAAAAAATTTGAAGAGGAAATTGCGGCCCGGCCGGATATTGAAAGCAACATTATGATCCTGGGGTTTGGTTTTTCAGGATCGGGCCCGAATTCGGCCATGGGCTTCACCACGCTGAAAGACTGGAAAGATCGGCAGGGTTCGACTGCACAAAATGAAGCTGACCATATACAGGCCAGCATGGCGAGCGTCTCTGATGCCGTCACGATGAGCCTGCTCCCGCCGGCCATTTCGGATATGGGCACCTCCTCGGGCTTCACCTGGTACGTGCAGGACAGGGCGGGACTGGGCTACGAGGCGTTAAAGAGTGCGACCGATGCGCTGGTTGTGAAGGCTAATCAGCGTCCTGAACTGAGTGACGTGTATATAGACGGTCTGCCGGAAGGAACAAGTCTGGCCCTTCACATTGACCGGGAAAAAGCGGAAGCACTGGGCGTTTCATTCGATGAAATCAACCAGACGCTCTCGGTCACCATGGGGTCGAACTACGTTAATGACTACCCGAACAACGGCCGCGTTCAGCAGGTCATTATTCAGGCCGATGCCCCTTACCGCATGCAGCCTGAGCAGATCCTGAAATTATCGGTAAAAAACCGTATGGGGCAGATGGTGCCAGTATCTACGTTTGCGACGCTTTCCTGGAACGTTGCGCCGCAGCAGTTGACGCGTTATCAGGGATATTCTGCTATCCGCATTACCGGCAGTGCGGCCCCGGGCACATCCAGCGGTACCGCAATGAGGGCCATGGAGACGTTGTCACGAGATTTACCGCAGGGGATGGCCGGCGAGTGGGCCGGGAGTTCATTGCAGGAGAGAAAATCCGAATCTCAACTCCCGGGTCTGATCGTTCTGTCGATACTGGTCGTGTTCATGGTGCTCGCCGCCCTGTATGAGAGCTGGTCAATTCCCTTTGCGGTGATGCTGGTCGTTCCCCTGGGGCTTATCGGTGCGGTGGCTGCCGTTTCCGTTGCGGGCACGACGAATGATGTTTTCTTTAAGGTCGGTCTTATTACCCTGATAGGCCTCTCCGCCAAGAACGCCATTCTGATTGTCGAGTTTGCAAGGCAGCTCCACCGGGAAGGACAATCCCTGCTGGCGGCAACGATACAGGCCGCAAGCCAGCGCCTGCGCCCTATTCTGATGACATCGTTAGCCTTTACGTTAGGGGTGGTGCCACTGATGCTGGCGCGTGGCGCGAGTGACAGCACGCAGCACGCTATCGGCACCGGGGTGTTTGGCGGCATGATTAGCGGCACGCTTCTCGCGATCTTCTTCGTCCCGGTATTCTTTATTGTCGTTGCGCGTTTCGTTGAAGACGCCAGGGACGGATAG
- the fabI gene encoding enoyl-ACP reductase FabI has translation MGFLSGKRILVTGVASKLSIAYGIAQAMHREGAELAFTYQNDKLKGRVEEFAAQLGSSIVLECDVAQDESIDGMFAELAKAWPKFDGFVHSIGFAPGDQLDGDYVNAVTRDGFKIAHDISSYSFVAMAKSCRAMLNPGAALLTLSYLGAERAIPNYNVMGLAKASLEANVRYMANAMGPEGVRVNAISAGPIRTLAASGIKDFRKMLAHCEAVTPIRRTVTIEDVGNSAAFLCSDLSAGISGEVVHVDGGFNIAAMNELEIK, from the coding sequence ATGGGTTTTCTTTCCGGTAAGCGCATTCTGGTGACTGGCGTTGCCAGCAAACTGTCCATCGCATACGGCATCGCACAGGCAATGCATCGCGAAGGCGCTGAGCTGGCGTTCACCTACCAGAACGACAAGCTGAAAGGCCGTGTTGAAGAGTTTGCCGCGCAGCTGGGTTCCAGCATTGTTCTGGAATGTGACGTTGCACAAGACGAAAGCATCGACGGCATGTTTGCTGAACTGGCAAAAGCATGGCCGAAATTCGACGGTTTCGTTCACTCCATTGGCTTCGCTCCTGGCGACCAACTGGACGGCGACTACGTGAACGCGGTTACCCGTGATGGCTTCAAAATCGCTCACGACATCAGCTCCTACAGCTTCGTAGCGATGGCAAAATCCTGCCGCGCGATGCTGAACCCGGGTGCAGCCCTGCTGACCCTGTCCTACCTGGGCGCTGAACGTGCTATCCCTAACTACAACGTTATGGGTCTGGCGAAAGCGTCTCTGGAAGCCAACGTACGCTACATGGCAAACGCAATGGGTCCAGAAGGCGTGCGTGTTAACGCCATCTCTGCGGGTCCTATCCGTACCCTGGCGGCGTCCGGCATCAAAGATTTCCGTAAAATGCTGGCACACTGCGAAGCGGTTACCCCGATTCGTCGTACCGTTACCATTGAAGATGTGGGTAACTCTGCTGCATTCCTGTGCTCTGATCTTTCCGCAGGTATCTCCGGCGAAGTGGTTCACGTTGACGGCGGCTTCAACATCGCTGCAATGAACGAGCTGGAAATTAAATAA
- a CDS encoding CMD domain-containing protein: MEQRRFSGKGHWYHETQSNHAQPDVLPLVPEAANVDDRFLLDLALPDEIVAACTGWLAPARSLCHQLFPLSLPVNRLRTLSAYDRLSTALTVAQACGVQRLCNHYAALLAPLPGPDSSRESNRRLAQITQYARQLASSPDVIDDKARNELDEVGLSTYDIVVINQIIGFIGFQARVVAVFQALLGHPVRWLPGHHIQPHSLPACSDAWIVLLPVVELRYASAHQLESLSRWQAEPALEALTPVLCHEPTLLDLTGEILINSRETISHPPPALTAAAELLTRSPDRFSAAQFTPLTEEGLTAVQAINLLSQCALEGWLNRLKVASGKAE; the protein is encoded by the coding sequence ATGGAACAACGCCGTTTTTCCGGCAAAGGCCACTGGTATCACGAAACCCAGTCAAACCACGCGCAGCCGGATGTGCTGCCTCTGGTGCCCGAAGCCGCTAACGTCGACGATCGTTTTTTGCTCGATTTAGCCCTGCCAGATGAGATTGTCGCCGCCTGTACCGGCTGGCTTGCTCCAGCCAGATCCTTATGCCACCAGCTGTTCCCACTCTCACTTCCCGTAAACCGCCTGCGAACGCTCAGCGCCTACGATCGGTTAAGTACCGCGTTGACGGTGGCGCAGGCCTGCGGCGTTCAACGGCTTTGCAACCACTACGCCGCCCTCCTCGCCCCGCTGCCGGGTCCCGACTCCTCCCGCGAAAGTAACCGACGGCTGGCGCAAATCACCCAGTACGCCCGCCAGCTCGCCAGCTCGCCTGACGTCATTGATGATAAGGCGCGAAACGAGCTTGATGAGGTAGGTCTGTCTACCTATGACATAGTGGTGATTAACCAGATAATCGGCTTTATCGGTTTTCAGGCGCGCGTGGTCGCCGTCTTTCAGGCGCTGCTTGGCCATCCCGTTCGCTGGTTGCCGGGCCATCATATTCAGCCACACAGCCTGCCGGCGTGCTCCGACGCGTGGATAGTGCTTCTGCCCGTTGTCGAGCTTCGCTATGCCAGTGCGCATCAACTTGAGTCCCTCTCCCGCTGGCAGGCAGAGCCCGCGCTTGAGGCGCTGACGCCGGTACTGTGTCATGAACCGACCTTGCTCGACCTGACGGGTGAGATCCTGATAAACAGCCGGGAAACGATTTCGCATCCTCCTCCAGCGCTTACGGCAGCAGCCGAATTGCTGACACGCTCGCCGGACCGCTTCAGTGCCGCACAATTTACCCCGCTAACGGAAGAAGGACTTACTGCCGTTCAGGCGATCAACCTGCTGAGCCAATGCGCGCTGGAGGGCTGGCTCAATCGGCTAAAAGTCGCTTCCGGCAAAGCGGAATAA
- a CDS encoding exoribonuclease II — protein sequence MFQDNPLLAQLKQQLHSQTPRAEGVVKATEKGFGFLEVDAQKSYFIPPPQMKKVMHGDRVMAVIHTEKERESAEPEELIEPFLTRFVGKVQRKDDRLSVVPDHPLLKDAIPCRAARGVEHDFKEGDWAVAEMRRHPLKGDRGFYAELTQFITFGDDHFVPWWVTLARHNLEKEAPNGVATEMQDEGLTRRDLTALEFVTIDSASTEDMDDALYAEESADSKLHLTVAIADPTAWIVEGSKLDETAKIRAFTNYLPGFNIPMLPRELSDDLCSLRPNEVRPVLACRMTIAADGAIEDDIEFFAATIESKAKLAYDNVSDWLENTGSWKPESDVIAAQLRLLHRICLNRGEWRKTHALVFKDRPDYRFVLGEKGEVLDIVAEPRRIANRIVEEAMISANICAARVLRDRLGFGIYNVHTGFDPANTEALAALLKNHDVHVDPEEVLTLPGFCKLRRELDAQPSGFLDSRIRRFQSFAEISTEPGPHFGLGLEAYATWTSPIRKYGDMVNHRLLKAIIKGETIARPQDDTTLQMAERRRLNRMAERDVGDWLYARFLQDKAGTDTRFAAEIVDISRGGMRVRLVDNGAVAFIPAPFLHAVRDELICSQESGTVQIKGETVYKVTDVIDVTIAEVRMETRSIIARPVA from the coding sequence ATGTTTCAGGACAACCCGCTGCTAGCGCAGCTTAAACAGCAACTGCATTCCCAGACGCCGCGTGCAGAAGGGGTCGTGAAAGCCACGGAAAAGGGCTTTGGCTTCCTTGAAGTTGACGCGCAGAAAAGCTACTTCATTCCGCCACCGCAGATGAAGAAAGTGATGCATGGCGATCGCGTCATGGCCGTCATCCATACCGAGAAAGAACGTGAATCCGCCGAGCCGGAAGAACTGATCGAGCCGTTCCTGACCCGCTTTGTGGGCAAAGTGCAGAGAAAGGACGATCGTCTTTCTGTCGTGCCGGATCACCCCCTGCTGAAAGATGCCATTCCGTGCCGCGCCGCCCGCGGCGTTGAGCATGATTTTAAAGAAGGTGACTGGGCCGTAGCAGAAATGCGCCGTCATCCTTTGAAAGGCGACCGCGGTTTCTATGCTGAACTGACCCAGTTCATCACCTTTGGCGACGACCATTTCGTCCCGTGGTGGGTCACGCTGGCGCGCCATAATCTTGAAAAAGAAGCGCCGAACGGCGTGGCAACCGAGATGCAGGATGAAGGTCTGACGCGCCGCGATCTCACCGCGCTGGAGTTTGTCACCATCGACAGCGCCAGCACCGAAGATATGGACGATGCGCTCTACGCTGAAGAGAGCGCCGATAGCAAACTGCATTTGACCGTCGCCATTGCCGATCCCACCGCCTGGATCGTAGAAGGCAGCAAGCTGGACGAAACGGCGAAAATCCGCGCGTTCACGAACTACCTGCCGGGCTTTAACATCCCGATGCTGCCGCGCGAACTGTCTGACGACCTCTGCTCGCTGCGCCCAAATGAGGTGCGTCCGGTTCTTGCCTGCCGCATGACCATTGCCGCCGATGGCGCGATTGAAGACGATATCGAGTTCTTTGCCGCCACCATCGAATCCAAAGCCAAGCTGGCCTACGATAACGTCTCCGACTGGCTGGAAAATACCGGCAGCTGGAAACCTGAATCAGACGTCATAGCCGCGCAGCTCCGTCTGCTGCACCGCATCTGTCTGAACCGCGGCGAGTGGCGTAAAACCCACGCGCTGGTGTTCAAAGACCGACCGGATTATCGCTTTGTTCTGGGCGAGAAAGGTGAAGTGCTGGACATCGTGGCCGAACCGCGACGCATTGCGAACCGCATCGTTGAAGAGGCAATGATTTCCGCCAACATCTGTGCCGCACGCGTGCTGCGCGACAGGCTGGGCTTTGGTATTTACAACGTTCACACCGGATTCGACCCGGCCAATACCGAAGCGCTGGCGGCTCTGCTGAAGAATCACGATGTGCATGTTGATCCGGAAGAAGTGCTGACGCTGCCAGGCTTCTGCAAGCTTCGCCGCGAGCTGGACGCTCAGCCGTCCGGTTTCCTGGATAGCCGTATTCGCCGCTTCCAGTCCTTCGCGGAAATCAGCACCGAGCCAGGCCCGCACTTCGGCCTCGGTCTGGAGGCCTACGCCACCTGGACATCCCCAATCCGCAAGTATGGCGATATGGTTAACCACCGCCTGCTGAAAGCGATTATCAAGGGCGAAACCATTGCCCGGCCTCAGGACGACACGACCCTGCAGATGGCCGAGCGTCGCCGTCTGAACCGCATGGCGGAACGTGACGTAGGAGACTGGCTTTATGCGCGCTTCCTGCAGGATAAAGCCGGTACCGATACCCGTTTCGCGGCGGAGATCGTTGATATCAGCCGCGGCGGAATGCGCGTACGCCTGGTGGATAACGGTGCGGTAGCCTTTATCCCTGCTCCGTTCCTGCACGCCGTTCGTGACGAACTGATCTGCAGTCAGGAAAGCGGCACCGTGCAAATTAAAGGCGAGACGGTTTACAAAGTCACTGACGTGATTGACGTGACTATCGCTGAAGTTCGCATGGAAACCCGCAGTATTATTGCGCGCCCTGTCGCCTGA
- the pdeR gene encoding cyclic di-GMP phosphodiesterase, protein MIDELVQNLLFRYTGTHSPWWRLSADSNALHLAASENADVTQVVTLTDDQAALIRQLTVITSSLSMNLSLYGEEVPVHLVGRKITRNEWAGTASAWNDTPSVARDLAQGLSFAEQVVSEANSVIVILDQNGNIQRFNRLSEEYTGLKEHEVIGQNVFELFMSRSEAAASKRNIAGIFRNSSSYEVERWIKTRKGQRLFLFRNKFVHSGSGKNEIFLICSGTDITEERRAQERLRVLANTDTITGLPNRNAIHELISGAIANRGDTQVGVVYLDLDNFKKVNDAYGHMFGDQLLQAVALALLSCLDEGQVLARLGGDEFIVMATHTSQGSLEAMASRILTRLRQPFRIGLIEVYTGCSLGIALAPQHGNDRESVIRNADTAMYTAKENGRGKFCVFSPEMNQRVFEYLWLDTNLRKALDNDQLLIHYQPKITWRGEVRSLEALVRWQSPERGLIPPLEFISYAEESGLIVPLGRWVMLDVVRQVAKWRDKGINLRVAVNVSARQLADQTIFSELKQALKDLHFEYCPIDVELTESCLIENEELALSVIQQFSRLGAQIHLDDFGTGYSSLSQLARFPIDAIKLDQAFVRDIHKHSVSQSLVRAIVAVAQALNLQVIAEGVENAKEDAFLTKNGVNERQGFLFAKPMPAAAFERWLKRYQARQQR, encoded by the coding sequence ATGATCGACGAACTTGTGCAGAATTTGCTGTTTCGTTACACGGGTACTCACAGCCCGTGGTGGCGATTGTCGGCTGATAGCAACGCTCTGCACCTTGCTGCCAGCGAAAATGCAGACGTCACTCAGGTGGTCACGCTGACCGACGATCAGGCCGCACTGATCCGCCAGCTAACGGTGATTACCTCCAGCCTTTCTATGAACCTTTCTCTTTATGGCGAAGAAGTTCCCGTCCATCTTGTCGGACGAAAAATAACCCGCAACGAGTGGGCCGGCACGGCCTCCGCCTGGAACGATACGCCCTCCGTGGCACGCGATCTGGCTCAGGGGCTCTCCTTTGCAGAACAGGTTGTTTCTGAAGCGAATTCCGTCATTGTTATTCTCGATCAAAACGGCAATATCCAGCGTTTTAACCGCCTGAGTGAAGAGTACACCGGTCTTAAAGAACACGAAGTCATTGGCCAGAACGTGTTTGAACTGTTCATGAGCCGCAGCGAAGCGGCAGCCTCGAAGCGCAACATTGCGGGTATCTTTCGCAACAGCAGCTCCTACGAAGTCGAACGCTGGATCAAAACGCGGAAAGGGCAACGCTTGTTTCTGTTCAGAAATAAATTCGTTCACAGCGGCAGCGGTAAAAATGAAATTTTTCTTATCTGTTCAGGGACCGACATTACCGAAGAACGGCGGGCGCAAGAGCGCCTGCGCGTGTTGGCCAATACTGATACCATCACCGGCTTGCCAAACCGCAACGCGATCCACGAGCTGATTTCAGGCGCCATAGCCAACCGCGGCGATACGCAGGTTGGCGTGGTGTACCTCGACCTGGATAACTTCAAAAAGGTCAACGATGCCTACGGACATATGTTCGGCGATCAGCTGCTGCAGGCGGTTGCACTTGCCCTTCTGAGTTGCCTGGATGAGGGGCAAGTTTTAGCGCGGCTCGGTGGCGATGAGTTTATCGTTATGGCCACCCATACCTCTCAGGGCTCTCTGGAAGCGATGGCGTCGCGCATTTTGACCCGCCTGCGTCAGCCGTTCAGAATCGGTCTGATTGAGGTTTACACCGGTTGCTCCCTGGGAATCGCCCTCGCGCCGCAACACGGGAACGATCGGGAAAGCGTGATTCGCAATGCCGATACCGCTATGTACACCGCCAAGGAAAACGGCCGTGGCAAGTTCTGCGTCTTCTCCCCCGAGATGAACCAGCGCGTGTTTGAGTATCTGTGGCTGGACACCAACCTGCGTAAAGCGCTGGATAACGATCAGCTCCTGATCCACTACCAGCCAAAAATCACCTGGCGCGGCGAGGTCAGAAGCCTTGAAGCGCTGGTCCGCTGGCAGTCGCCCGAGCGCGGGCTGATCCCTCCTCTGGAATTTATCTCTTATGCCGAGGAGTCCGGTTTGATTGTCCCGCTGGGTCGCTGGGTGATGCTTGATGTGGTTCGGCAGGTGGCAAAATGGCGAGACAAGGGAATTAACCTGCGCGTGGCGGTGAACGTCTCAGCACGTCAGCTCGCCGACCAGACAATTTTCAGTGAGTTAAAGCAGGCGCTTAAGGATCTGCATTTTGAGTACTGCCCTATCGATGTCGAGTTGACCGAAAGCTGTCTTATCGAAAACGAAGAGCTGGCGCTCTCTGTGATCCAGCAATTCAGCCGGCTCGGGGCACAAATTCATCTGGACGATTTCGGTACCGGCTACTCTTCTCTCTCCCAGCTGGCGCGTTTTCCTATCGATGCTATTAAGCTCGATCAGGCTTTTGTCAGAGATATTCATAAGCACTCTGTCTCCCAGTCTCTGGTGCGCGCCATTGTCGCAGTGGCGCAGGCGCTAAATCTGCAGGTGATTGCCGAAGGGGTGGAGAACGCAAAAGAGGACGCCTTTCTGACCAAGAACGGCGTCAACGAACGACAGGGTTTTCTTTTCGCTAAGCCGATGCCCGCTGCCGCATTCGAGCGCTGGCTAAAACGATATCAAGCGCGACAACAGCGTTAA
- a CDS encoding DeoR/GlpR transcriptional regulator — MNSRQQLILQMVIDQGRVSVVELAKTTGVSEVTIRQDLNLLEKQSYLRRAHGYAVPLDSDDVETRMMNNYALKRELAEFAASLVNPGETVFIENGSSNALLARTLAEQKDVTIITVSSYIAHLLKETRCEVILLGGIYQKKSESMVGPLTRQYVQQVHFSKAFIGIDGWQPETGFTGRDMMRSDVVNAVLEKECEAIVLTDSSKFGAVHPYTMGPAARFSRVITDERLSDEHRIKLEEDGLIVDIIKTSA, encoded by the coding sequence ATGAATTCCCGACAACAACTCATTTTGCAGATGGTCATCGATCAGGGGCGCGTAAGCGTAGTCGAACTCGCGAAAACCACCGGCGTTTCCGAAGTCACCATCCGTCAGGATCTTAATCTGCTGGAAAAACAGAGCTACCTGCGCCGTGCGCATGGCTATGCCGTGCCGCTGGACAGCGACGACGTTGAGACGCGCATGATGAATAACTACGCGCTTAAACGAGAACTGGCAGAATTTGCCGCATCGCTGGTAAACCCAGGCGAGACGGTCTTTATTGAAAACGGCAGCAGCAACGCCCTGCTGGCACGTACGCTTGCCGAACAAAAAGACGTTACCATCATCACCGTCAGCAGCTATATCGCCCATTTGCTCAAAGAGACGCGCTGTGAGGTGATTTTACTGGGTGGCATTTACCAGAAAAAGAGTGAGAGCATGGTAGGCCCGCTGACCCGGCAGTATGTCCAGCAGGTTCATTTCAGTAAGGCGTTTATCGGGATTGACGGCTGGCAGCCGGAGACAGGCTTCACCGGCCGGGATATGATGCGATCTGACGTGGTTAATGCCGTCCTAGAAAAAGAGTGTGAAGCCATTGTGTTGACCGACAGTTCCAAATTTGGTGCCGTTCATCCTTACACCATGGGTCCAGCCGCGCGCTTCAGCCGCGTAATTACCGACGAAAGGTTAAGCGACGAACATCGTATTAAACTGGAAGAAGACGGTCTCATTGTCGATATTATTAAAACCTCCGCCTGA
- the osmB gene encoding osmotically-inducible lipoprotein OsmB: MTLTSKKLAAAVLAITVAMSLSACSNWSKRDRNTAIGAGAGALGGAVLTDGSTLGTLGGAAVGGIIGHQVGK; the protein is encoded by the coding sequence ATGACCTTAACCAGCAAAAAATTAGCCGCCGCTGTTCTGGCAATCACTGTAGCAATGTCCCTGAGCGCGTGCTCTAACTGGTCTAAACGTGACCGTAACACCGCTATTGGCGCCGGTGCTGGTGCGCTCGGTGGTGCAGTATTAACGGATGGTAGTACGCTGGGTACATTAGGCGGTGCCGCTGTCGGTGGTATTATCGGTCACCAGGTCGGCAAATAA
- the yciH gene encoding stress response translation initiation inhibitor YciH translates to MTDSNSRLVYSTESGRIDEPKMKAERPKGDGIVRIQRQTSGRKGKGVCLISGIDLDDAELNKLAAELKKKCGCGGAVKDGIIEIQGDKRDLIKSLLEAKGMKVKLAGG, encoded by the coding sequence ATGACCGATTCCAACAGTCGTCTGGTTTACTCAACGGAGAGCGGGCGCATAGACGAACCGAAAATGAAAGCGGAGCGTCCGAAAGGTGACGGTATTGTCCGCATCCAGCGTCAGACCAGCGGACGAAAAGGAAAGGGGGTCTGCCTGATCTCCGGGATTGATCTGGATGATGCGGAACTGAACAAGCTGGCAGCCGAACTGAAAAAGAAATGTGGCTGCGGCGGTGCCGTTAAGGACGGCATTATCGAAATACAGGGCGATAAACGCGATTTAATTAAATCGCTGCTTGAAGCCAAAGGCATGAAAGTTAAACTGGCAGGCGGTTAA